In Pseudoalteromonas sp. NC201, a single window of DNA contains:
- a CDS encoding TIGR04219 family outer membrane beta-barrel protein has translation MKKHFLAAALSLACLAPTAHADTVLGLYVGAEGWDTETEGSFAEKGNMQTFNFDDETFTSFYAALEHPVPLVPNIKLRYTELELNGQTTLTESFDFGGQVYTVGTDATTNADLNHIDYTLYYEVLDNDLLTLDFGVNFKQFDGSIMVTGTANGQTRTEEVEFSGFVPLGYLRGEVGLPLTGLSVFAEGSMLAIDDSKIQDYQIGIAYEFIDNMAVDVAVKVGYRSMVLELDDIDDIYTDLDVSGPFAGIQLHF, from the coding sequence ATGAAAAAACACTTTTTAGCAGCGGCATTATCTCTCGCTTGCTTAGCACCTACTGCACACGCAGACACGGTACTCGGGCTTTATGTCGGTGCAGAAGGGTGGGATACCGAAACCGAAGGTAGCTTTGCTGAAAAAGGCAATATGCAAACCTTTAACTTTGACGATGAAACTTTTACGAGTTTCTATGCTGCACTTGAGCACCCAGTACCGCTGGTACCAAATATCAAGTTACGCTATACCGAGCTTGAGCTAAATGGTCAAACGACGTTAACAGAGTCTTTTGACTTTGGCGGCCAAGTTTATACGGTAGGTACTGACGCGACAACAAACGCAGATCTAAACCACATCGACTACACATTGTATTACGAAGTGTTAGACAATGACTTGTTGACGTTAGACTTTGGTGTGAACTTTAAGCAGTTTGACGGTTCTATCATGGTAACTGGTACTGCAAATGGTCAAACACGCACAGAAGAAGTTGAATTCTCAGGCTTTGTTCCTCTCGGTTATTTGCGCGGTGAAGTGGGTTTACCACTTACAGGGCTAAGTGTTTTTGCCGAAGGCAGCATGCTTGCAATTGATGACAGCAAAATCCAAGATTATCAAATTGGTATCGCTTATGAGTTTATCGACAATATGGCTGTTGATGTTGCGGTAAAAGTGGGTTACCGCTCTATGGTACTTGAGCTAGATGATATCGATGATATCTACACAGACCTAGATGTCTCTGGTCCATTTGCAGGGATCCAACTACACTTCTAA
- a CDS encoding copper chaperone PCu(A)C, producing MKSSVIKTLIFALSTFIGFNASAHQGHEHGEHHHGSEQLSVHNATVRAFLPAAPSTAGYLVIENPTQQNKVLVKAALEGVKRVEIHEHVHKEDMMKMQRVDELVIPAGKSVTFQPGGYHLMVFEPIETLKVGEQRKLTLYFADGDRIFTVAEVVALADMFGGKEKSNAGHHSHH from the coding sequence ATGAAATCAAGTGTAATCAAAACCTTAATTTTTGCTTTATCAACTTTTATCGGCTTTAACGCTTCAGCTCATCAAGGGCATGAGCATGGTGAACATCATCATGGTTCGGAGCAACTTTCTGTTCACAACGCAACCGTGCGTGCATTTTTACCGGCAGCACCTTCAACTGCAGGTTATCTCGTTATTGAAAATCCAACACAGCAAAATAAAGTGTTGGTTAAGGCTGCGCTCGAGGGTGTTAAGCGTGTTGAAATTCACGAGCATGTACATAAAGAAGACATGATGAAAATGCAACGCGTTGACGAGCTTGTTATTCCAGCGGGGAAATCAGTGACATTTCAGCCTGGTGGTTATCACTTAATGGTGTTTGAACCAATAGAAACATTAAAAGTCGGTGAGCAGCGTAAGCTTACGCTATATTTTGCTGATGGCGATAGGATCTTCACAGTGGCTGAAGTCGTCGCACTTGCAGATATGTTTGGTGGCAAAGAAAAATCAAACGCAGGACATCACTCTCATCACTAA
- a CDS encoding DUF2333 family protein, with amino-acid sequence MGNHTGKIISGIIAVILLGYVIAVYWSVEPEQFDVVAVAKADAQKNGNTLVTGYVTTHTLIKVTDTLLNKPGGYLSNDMMPPSVMMDNMPAWEYGVLEMTRDLTLSMRKDFSRSQSQSTEHPSLKLAQPQFNISSTAWMWPSAEGEYQKGNDLLRQYLTQISDNSNRDSQFYARADNLRAWLKEAEKRMGSLSQRLSASVGQDRLNTDLAGDSAADQATMTPSHNMVKTSWWQIDDVFYEARGATWALLHYMKAVEHDFRPVLEKKNALVSLQQIIRELEATQETVWSPMVLNGSGFGLVANHSLVMANYISRANAALIELSELLAQG; translated from the coding sequence ATGGGAAATCATACGGGAAAAATCATCTCTGGCATTATCGCTGTCATACTTCTGGGTTATGTTATAGCCGTATATTGGAGTGTGGAACCAGAACAGTTTGACGTCGTCGCAGTTGCAAAAGCGGATGCGCAGAAAAATGGCAATACATTGGTCACTGGATATGTAACGACACATACCTTGATTAAAGTGACGGATACATTGCTGAATAAGCCGGGCGGTTATTTGTCGAATGACATGATGCCACCAAGCGTAATGATGGATAACATGCCTGCTTGGGAGTACGGTGTGCTTGAGATGACACGAGATCTTACGCTTTCGATGCGTAAAGATTTTAGTCGTTCACAATCTCAATCGACAGAGCACCCGAGTTTAAAGCTAGCTCAGCCACAGTTTAATATCAGTTCAACAGCGTGGATGTGGCCAAGTGCTGAAGGTGAGTATCAAAAAGGTAATGATTTACTACGTCAGTATTTGACTCAAATTTCTGATAATAGTAACCGCGATAGCCAGTTTTATGCGCGTGCTGATAACTTGAGAGCTTGGTTAAAAGAGGCCGAAAAGCGCATGGGCAGCTTAAGCCAAAGATTAAGTGCGAGCGTAGGGCAAGACAGATTAAATACCGATTTAGCTGGGGATTCGGCAGCTGATCAAGCAACCATGACGCCAAGCCATAATATGGTGAAAACCTCTTGGTGGCAGATTGATGATGTATTTTATGAAGCCAGAGGCGCCACATGGGCGTTACTGCACTATATGAAAGCGGTAGAGCATGACTTTAGACCTGTGCTTGAAAAGAAAAATGCACTTGTCAGCCTACAGCAGATCATCAGAGAGTTAGAGGCGACTCAAGAGACGGTGTGGAGCCCTATGGTATTAAACGGCAGTGGCTTTGGCTTGGTAGCGAACCATTCTCTGGTTATGGCAAATTATATTTCGCGAGCCAATGCGGCTCTCATCGAACTTAGTGAACTTTTAGCGCAAGGATAA
- a CDS encoding PspC domain-containing protein yields MKNRYQSTLSHMNSSKKIGGVCAQLAQRFDMPIWLTRLLTVLLFFKFPIFVMLAYGVAWFAMPKAQYEN; encoded by the coding sequence ATGAAAAATAGATATCAATCAACACTGTCTCACATGAATAGTTCAAAGAAAATTGGTGGCGTATGTGCGCAACTAGCACAACGTTTTGATATGCCAATTTGGTTAACGCGTTTACTAACGGTATTGTTGTTTTTTAAGTTTCCAATATTTGTAATGCTAGCGTATGGCGTCGCTTGGTTTGCAATGCCAAAAGCGCAATACGAAAACTAA
- a CDS encoding TIGR03899 family protein: MAVKNAQVKSALALSIEEKLGYPMVKRITPLVTQNDRYQSDKNKDNQYTVRTQHGTLKRALKRQQLIKIQRQQNLEAIMGMALTLCPEVTARGRPDPDWLEHFITLAEDIANHSMQKLWAKILVGESITPGTFSIKSLQTLKMMTQREATALQRCAPLCGYLEKEDSYLILHGYYKKPSIFDLLRKGSTESINLSQAGLNFPNILTLMDINILYRQEIESASLQKGQSMQLVYLRKKMTLTAKSNDLVLSYYKLTQTGDELKKLLQSPINKQYKQLVEKAFESEFSLEWEER, encoded by the coding sequence ATGGCAGTCAAAAATGCACAAGTAAAATCAGCCTTAGCGCTTTCGATTGAAGAAAAGCTCGGCTACCCTATGGTGAAACGGATCACACCACTTGTCACTCAAAATGACCGTTATCAGTCTGATAAGAATAAAGACAACCAATACACGGTGCGAACTCAACATGGCACACTAAAACGCGCCCTCAAGCGCCAACAACTAATCAAAATCCAGCGCCAGCAAAATCTTGAGGCCATTATGGGCATGGCGCTTACATTGTGCCCCGAGGTTACCGCCCGAGGTCGCCCAGACCCCGATTGGTTGGAGCACTTCATCACCCTTGCAGAAGACATTGCCAATCACTCCATGCAAAAATTGTGGGCAAAGATATTAGTAGGTGAAAGCATTACGCCTGGCACTTTTTCAATTAAAAGTCTGCAAACCCTAAAGATGATGACCCAACGTGAAGCAACTGCGTTACAAAGATGCGCTCCGCTGTGCGGCTACTTAGAAAAAGAAGACAGCTACCTTATTCTTCATGGCTACTATAAAAAGCCGTCTATTTTTGATTTGCTACGTAAAGGCAGCACTGAATCCATCAATTTAAGCCAAGCAGGGCTGAACTTCCCGAATATACTTACGCTGATGGACATTAATATCCTTTACCGGCAAGAAATTGAGTCCGCTTCACTACAAAAAGGACAGTCAATGCAGCTGGTGTATTTACGTAAAAAAATGACCTTAACGGCCAAATCCAATGACTTGGTGCTAAGCTATTACAAGCTGACGCAAACCGGAGACGAGCTAAAAAAATTACTTCAAAGCCCGATAAATAAACAATACAAACAACTTGTAGAAAAGGCCTTTGAAAGCGAGTTTTCTCTCGAGTGGGAAGAGAGATAA